Sequence from the Pristiophorus japonicus isolate sPriJap1 chromosome 10, sPriJap1.hap1, whole genome shotgun sequence genome:
cttccatcctttccactccctcagccacccaaaaatcactattcacacctcACTTTTAtatatggcccactgccaatgctgctgatgcactgaggacactctccctttaattggactattgccaaggttcctgccccATTGCTCATACGCACACGCTGAAACGGTCATGCAACCCCCTGCCGGGACTCGAGGACACGCTGGGCCCAATGCCCGCTGACTGCGCTGAACAAACGCagcccaagctccgccccccgcaggtTTCTTAGCGCCACGCCACGGGACCTCAGGGATCCAGGAACGGCCAAATTATCCCGGTCAGTTTTCGACGCATTTTTTTCCGCCACAAAGTTGGCGTGCCCTCCCTAACTACACCGCtcgaagcggctggggaaatttgggccctatgtctccaagttttagtctcccccatcagtggaaacatcctctccgcatccaccttgtcaagcccccgcattatcttatatgtttcgataagatcacctctcattcttctaaactccaatgagtagaggcccaacctatcttcataagtcaaccccctcatctccagaatcaaccgagtgaaccttctctgaacagcctccaatgcaagtatatccctccttaaatacggagaccaaaaactgtacacagtactccaggtgtggcctcaccaatcccctgtacagttgtagcaggacttctctgcttttatactctatcccccttgcaataaagaccaacattccatttgccttcctgatcacttgctgtacctgtatacaaaccttttgtgtttcatgcacaaggacccccaggtccctctgtactgcagcactttgtaatttttctccatttaaattataatttgtttttctattatttctgccaaagtggataacctcacattttcccacattatactccatctgccaaatgtttacccactcacttagcctgtctatatccctttgcagattctgtgtgtcctcctcacaatttgctttcccacccatctttgtatcatcagcaaacttggccacattacactcggtcccttcatccaagtcattaatatagattgtaaatagttggggtcccagcactgatccctgcagcaccccactagttactgtttgccaacctgaatattacccatttatccgactctctgttttctgtcagttaaccaatcctcaatccatgctaatatattacctccaactccgtgaacttttatcttgtgcagtaaccttttatggtggcaccttatcgaatgtcttctggaaatccaaacacaccacatccactggttcccccttatccaccctgctcgttacatcctcaaagaactccagcaaatttgtcaaacacgatttctctttcataaaaccacgctgactctgcttgattgaatcatgcttttccaaatatcccactactgcttccttaataatggactccagcattttcccaacgacagatgttaggctaactggtctatagtttcctgctttctgtctgcctccttttttaaatagggacgattaggaatgggcaataaatgccagccttgccagcgatgcccgcagcccgagaatgaataaaaagcaGTTGTTGTGACGTGGGTTTGTAAACCTGTCTCACTTGGCGGTTTCGGTTGACTTTGTCCGTGCAGTTACTGTGTACGTTTTTATATCTGCAGATGTGAAATATTTGAACGCATTAGCAAGGAAGAGCGGGAGGATATGGGCAAAGCTTTTGAGTCAGGCGGACTCCCTGAAGTTGTCTCTAAAATCTCAGCACGCCTGCAATCGGGTGAGCAGCTAACAGTGAATATCGGTGTTACCGGGGAGACGGGAGCTGGCAAATCCTCGCTGGTCAACGCAATCCGCGGCATGGCTGATGACCAGGAGGGAGCTGCTCCCACCGGGGTGACAGAGACCACAATGGTGCCCACCAGCTACCCCCACCCGACCTTCCCCAACGTGAAGATCTGGGACCTGCCGGGATTGGGGACAGGCAACTTCCCATTGGCCAAGTACAGGGAGTGGGTGGGCTTCGACAGATGTGACTTCTTCATCATCGCGGCCTCCGAGCGCTTCAAAGAGAATCACGGCCAGCTGGCCAGGTGGGTGCAGGAGAGGGGCGCCACCTTCTACTTTGTCCGCACCAAGATCGACACCGACATGGAAGCATCCCAGCGGGCAGGGAAGGCTAGCCAGGCAGTGCTGGCAGTGATGAGGGAAGATTGTGTGCAGTGTTTGGAGAAGCAAGGTATGACATCCCCACAGGTCTTCTTGGTGTCCACCTTGAAGTTCACGGAATATGACTTCCCGCAGCTCCGGGAGACCTTACAGAGGGAACTGCCTAAGTTCAGGAAACAAGCGTTGCTCAGGCCCCTGACCGTGTTCTGTTCCCAGATCATTGAGAAGAAGAGGAATTCTCTGAGCATGGAGATTTGGAAGACAGCATTGGTATCATCCGTGGTGGCAGCGACTCCCATTCCAGGATTGGGGATTGCGTGCGATTTCGGAATATTGCGCAGATACTTGTCCAGTTACTACAAGTCTTTTGGGCTTGATGATGAATCTCTCAAGAGAATGTCCTTTGAGATTGAGAAGCCAATGGAGAGCTTGAAAGCCCAAATACGTTCGCCCAACGCCAAGAATTTCAGCATACCCCTTCTTTACAAACTCATGTCCAACAGTGCCGGTGTTGTGATGATGACGGGTGAATATTTCATCCGCGGTATCCCACTATTTGGCTCGGTGGCGTCAGGAGGAATTGGATTCGCCACCACTCACAGGATGCTCAACAGTATCTTACAGAACCTGGCAGcagatactgagagagtgctgaagTGGGTGAGCGACTCGAAGGCTGAATGACATGTCTGCAGAGGGTGGAGAGGGTTGGGAAACAGGACTTGGTTAATGGTGGGCCCCCCAACTCCCTctgacatagatacatagaaacacagaaatttatagCTCAGAAAAAggtcacttcggcccatcgtgtccgcgccggccgacaaagagccgcacggccctcggtcagcagccctgaaggatacatataaacctatgaacaatgaacaatggcggacaggtaaagagcacctagcccaaccagtccatctcatacaactgcgacaccccttatactgaaacattctacactccaccccaaccggaggcatgcgatctcctgggagaggcaaaaaacagataaaaacccaggccaatttagggaaacaaatctgggaaaattcctctccaacccatccaagcgatcgacactagtccaggagatcaccctggccgtattctattccctgcagtacttatcattatatctgcgccagccaacaaaaggtcatccagtctaatcccaattactagctctaggtccgtaaccctgcaggttactgcactttaagtgcccatccaaccatctcttaaaagtggtgagggtttctgcatccaccactcttccaggcagcgagttccagacccccacaaccctctgcctaaagaagcctcccctcaaatcccctctaaaccttccaccaaccaccttaaaactattctcccttgtaatagccccctccaccaaaggaaatagacccttacgatccactatgtccaggcccctgacGTACCGACCCTGCCTCAGCTGCTCGCTGGGTATCACTCTCGCCTTCTGGACCCATAGGTcgcgggttcaagccccactccagagacttgagcccagaatccaggctgccactcccagtgcggtgctgaggaagGAGAGGGTCCCATTCAGAGTCGGTGCATCCAGTCCCaggccccgcccctcggggaggGTATATGGCCCTCGGAGGGGGAGTAGAGCAGGTTCCCCAGGatgataccggggctgaaagggttaaatcccgagggcaggctgcacagactgggcctgtatccctcgagtgtagaagattgagggacgatctgatcgaggggtttacgATGATTACAGGATTCGAtcgggtggatcgagagaaactgttccctttggtggggggagtccagaacaaggggcaggaccttaaaattagagcccggccgttcagggagcacttcttcacacacagggtgctgggaatctggaactctctcctcaaaaagctgttgaggtcagGGGTCAACTGGAAATGTCAAAACTGGGAatgatggatttttgttgggtatggggattaagggttacggaaccaaggtgggtagatggagttgagatatcgatcagccgtgatcttattgaatggtggaacagaatcGAGGGGCAGAATGGTCCCTGTGCATCCATGTTAAAattggcttatattcccttgagtttagaaagttgagggATTAACTAATAGAGATGTTTAGATAGATAaagagatttgatagggtagatagatagaaactatgtcctctagtctcaacactcactccctccaccaccggcggcccctggctgcagtgtgcaccgtctacaagatgcactgcagcaactcgccaaggcttcttcggcagcacctcccaaacccgcgacctctaccacctagaaggacaagggcagcaggtgcatgggaacaccaccacctccacgttcccctcccagtcacacaccatcccgactgggaaatatatcggccgttccttcatcgtcgctgggtcacaatcctggaactccctcctaacagcactgtgggagcaccttcaccacacggactgcagcggttcaagaaggcggctcaccaccaccttctcaaggggcaattagggacgggcaataaatgccggccttgccagcgacgcccacatcccgaataTGGGACTGAATGCGATTTACCCATCATACTACATGTAGAATATTTCATCATTTATTACTCCTTTCTTGTTATGTGAGTTTTACAGACATTAATCAGTAATATATAAAAAGCCTTGTGACTGTAACCATGTCCTGTTGCCACAGTCTTTTCCTGTGTTACTATTTGTTGTCACAATCTCTTTCGCGctttgaaagcaggaaaggggtactgagggaatgatcagccatgatcttgttgaatggtgatgcaggctcgaagggccgaatggcctactgcggcacctattttctatgtttctatgtttgtattgtTGAGTGCTGCCCGGATAATGTATATCTCTCAggtggccgtactgtgcactgaacattcagtgctccctatactaggccgtactgtgcactgaacattcagtgctccctatactaggccgaactgtgcactgaacattcagtgctccctatactaggccgtactgtgcactgaacattcagtgctccctatactaggccgtactgtgcactgaacattcagtgctccctatactaggccgaactgtgcactgaacattcagtgctccctatactaggccgtactgtgcactgaacattcagtgctccctatactaggccgaactgtgcactgaacattcagccctccctatactatgccgtactgtgcactgaacattcagtgctcccgatactaggccgtactgtgcactgaacattcattgctccctatactaggccgtactgtgcactgaacattcattgctccctatactaggccgtactgtgcactgaacatccagtgctccctatactaggccgtactgtgcactgaacattcagtgctccctatactaggccgtactgtgcactgaacatccagtgctccctatactaggccgtactgtgcactgaacattcagccctccctattctaggccgtactgtgcactgaacatccagccctccctatactaggccgtactgtgcactgaacattcagccctccctatacaaggccgtactgtgcactgaacattcagccctccctatacgaggccgtactgtgcactgaacatccagtgctccctatactaggccgtactgtgcactgaacattcagccctccctattctaggccgtactgtgcactgaacatccagccctccctatactaggccgtactgtgcactgaacattcagccctccctatactaggccgtactgtgcactgaacatccagcctTCCCTattctaggccgtactgtgcactgaacattctgcactcgctatactaggccgtactgtgcactgaacattcagtgctccctatactaggccgtactgtgcactgaacattcagccctccctataatagggcgtactgtgcactgaacatccagccctccctaaaccaggccgtactgtgcactgaacattcagtgctcccaaAACTAGGGCGTACTATACACTGAACAtccagtgctccctatactaggctgtactgtgcactgaacattcagtgctccctatactaggtcGTACTGTGCacagaacattcagccctccctatactaggccgtactgtgcactgaacattcagccctccctatactaggccgtactgtgcactgaacattcagtgctccctatactaggccgtactgtgcactgaacattgagCCCTCCCTATATTAGgatgtactgtgcactgaacattcagtgctccctatactaggccgtactgtgcactgaacacccagccctccctatactaggccgtactgtgcactgaacattcagccctcccatactaggccgtactgtgcactgaacatccagccctccctaaactagaccgtactgtgcactgaacatccagccctccctataatagggcgtactgtgcactgaacattcagccctccctatactaggccgtactgtgcactgaacattcagtgctccctatactaggccgtactgtgcactgaacattcagccctccctatactaggccgtactgcgcactgaacattcagtgctctcTATACTAGGCCGTATTATGCACTGAAcacccagccctccctatactaggccgtactgtgcactgaacattcagccctcccatactaggccgtactgtgcactgaacatccagccctccctaaactagaccgtactgtgcactgaacatccagccctccctataatagggcgtactgtgcactgaacatccagccctccctaaACCAGGCCGTACTgcgcactgaacattcagtgctccctatactaggccgtactatacactgaacatccagtgctccctatactaggccgtactgtgcactgaacattcagtgctccctatactaggtcGTACTGTGCACAGAACATTCAGCCCTccttatactaggccgtactgtgcactgaacattcagacctccctatactaggccgtactgtgcactgaacattcagtgctccctttactaggccgtactgtgcactgaacattgagCCCTCCCTATATTAGgatgtactgtgcactgaacattcagtgctccctatactaggccgtactgtgcactgagcaaccagccctccctatactaggccgtactgtgcactgaacattcagccctccctatactaggccgtactgtgcactgaacattcagtccTCCCTATACGagaccgtactgtgcactgaacattcagccctccctatactaggccgtactgtgcactgaacatccagtaGTCCGTATACTAGgcagtactgtgcactgaacatccaatGCTCCAtaaactaggccgtactgtgcactgaacattcagccctccctatactaggccatactgtgcactgaacattctgcactcgctatactaggccgtacagttcactgaacattcagccctccctgcaCTAGACCGCACTCTACACTGaaaattcagccctccctatactaggccgtactgtgcactgaacattcagccctccctatactaggccgttctGTGCACTGAATATTCAGCCCTTCCTATACTAGGCCGAACTGTGTACTGAACATTCTGCACTCGTTATACAAGGCCGtaatgtgcactgaacattcagccctccctatactaggccatactgtgcactgaacacccagccctccctatactaggccgtactgtgcactcaacattcagccctccctatactaggccgtactgtgcactgaatatTCAGCCCTTCCTATACTAGGCCGAACTGTGTACTGAACATTCTGCACTCGTTATACTAGGCCGtaatgtgcactgaacattcagccctccctatactaggccatactgtgcactgaacacccagccctccctatactaggccgtactgtgcactgaacattcagccctccgtatactaggccgtactgtgcactgaacatccaacCCACCCTATacaaggccgtactgtgcactgaacacccaGCCTTCCCTattctaggccgtactgtgcactgaacatccagccctccctatactaggtcgtactgtgcactgaacattcagccctcccgatACTAGGCcggactgtgcactgaacattcagccctccctatacgaggccgtactgtgcactgaacatccagccctccctatactaggccgtactgtgcactgaacatccagtgctccctacactaggccgtactgtgcactgaacattctgcactcgctatactagaccgtactgtgcactgaacattcagtgctccctatactaggccctactgtgcactgaacattcagccctccctataatagggcgtactgtgcactgaacatccagccctccctaaaccaggccgtactgtgcactgaacattcagtgctccctatactagggcGTACTATACACTGAACAtccagtgctccctatactaggctgtactgtgcactgaacattcagccctccgtatactaggccgtactgtgcactgaacatccaacCCACCCTATacaaggccgtactgtgcactgaacacccaGCCTTCCCTattctaggccgtactgtgcactgaacatccagccctccctatactaggtcgtactgtgcactgaacattcagccctcccgatACTAGGCcggactgtgcactgaacattcagccctccctatacgaggccgtactgtgcactgaacatccagccctccctatactaggccgtactgtgcactgaacatccagtgctccctacactaggccgtactgtgcactgaacattctgcactcgctatactagaccgtactgtgcactgaacattcagtgctccctatactaggccgtactgtgcactgaacattcagtgctccctatactaggccctactgtgcactgaacattcagccctccctataatagggcgtactgtgcactgaacatccagccctccctaaaccaggccgtactgtgcactgaacattcagtgctccctatactaggccgtactgtgcactgaacattcagccctccgtatactaggccgtactgtgcactgaacatccaacCCACCCTATacaaggccgtactgtgcactgaacacccaGCCTTCCCTattctaggccgtactgtgcactgaacatccagccctccctatactaggccgtactgtgcaatgaacattcagccctccgtatactaggccgtactgtgcactgaacatccaacCCACCCTATacaaggccgtactgtgcactgaacacccaGCCTTCCCTattctaggccgtactgtgcactgaacatccagccctccctatactaggtcgtactgtgcactgaacattcagccctcccgatACTAGGCcggactgtgcactgaacattcagccctccctatacgaggccgtactgtgcactgaacatccagccctccctatactaggccgtactgtgcactgaacatccagtgctccc
This genomic interval carries:
- the LOC139275321 gene encoding interferon-inducible GTPase 5-like, producing MGKAFESGGLPEVVSKISARLQSGEQLTVNIGVTGETGAGKSSLVNAIRGMADDQEGAAPTGVTETTMVPTSYPHPTFPNVKIWDLPGLGTGNFPLAKYREWVGFDRCDFFIIAASERFKENHGQLARWVQERGATFYFVRTKIDTDMEASQRAGKASQAVLAVMREDCVQCLEKQGMTSPQVFLVSTLKFTEYDFPQLRETLQRELPKFRKQALLRPLTVFCSQIIEKKRNSLSMEIWKTALVSSVVAATPIPGLGIACDFGILRRYLSSYYKSFGLDDESLKRMSFEIEKPMESLKAQIRSPNAKNFSIPLLYKLMSNSAGVVMMTGEYFIRGIPLFGSVASGGIGFATTHRMLNSILQNLAADTERVLKWVSDSKAE